One Triticum dicoccoides isolate Atlit2015 ecotype Zavitan chromosome 4B, WEW_v2.0, whole genome shotgun sequence genomic window carries:
- the LOC119291872 gene encoding protein NLP1-like: MEHPMQRSDEGGLRGSSMRADMDELDLMEEFLLASPGPDFPEFLHPGGASPSPFSPLFDLGSTITTAPAAGGGDDDGEDGGEESRRAWLIQPQEAPASVKERLGRALQGIASRSRGAAGELLVQVWVPTRIGDRQVLTTCGQPFWLDRRSDRLESYRTVSVKYQFSADETSCAELGLPGRVFVGRVPEWTPDVRLFTDNEYPRVRYAQHFDIRGSVAMPVFERRTGACLGVVELVMTTQKINYNAEIDNICNALKEVDLRGSDVSSDPRAQVIDASHRAIVPELVHVLRAVCETHKLPLAQTWIPCVCQAKRASRHSDEKYKYCVSTVDEACYVRDAAMTGFHQACSEHHLFRGEGVVGTALGTNEPCFCPDITAYSKVQYPLSHYAKLFGLRAAVAIRLRSVKTGSMDLILEFFLPSNCINSEEQGSMLNSLSNTIQQASCTLRVVGVKELANDGSPESSSPTPPEVCDKPAEILDELHTSGINIPARTRSVDASEEVSSWIASLVDVQNSGAQGETDCGLPFGLRKQEDEGFSVTAGWPTSPVLVPEDKSFFPGFTKHEEYEVKGSPFSSDRSLSNSDKVIEKRRTKIEKTVSLQELRKHFAGSLKEAAKNLGVCPTTLKRICRHHGIDRWPSRKIKKVGHSLKKLQMVIDSVHGAEGTVRLSSLYENFTKTTWSERELQGDLSYPASEQKVQLEPSVPDRQCESRFSPHTSGSNSLSPTYSQSSNSSLGCSSEPKPQQQQSSAPQLAVKQEFFMEENQSSTQMKAASHDELRLFTEEKPVTLCRSQSHMLFSEHKPMANMSGMQEAKPDSLKIKAMYGEERCIFRLQPSWGFEKLKEEIAKRFGISQEVYDLKYLDDESEWVLLTCDADLLECIDVYKSSSAKTVRISVNPAVQPILRGSFG; the protein is encoded by the exons ATGGAGCATCCGATGCAAAGGAGCGACGAGGGCGGCCTGCGGGGCAGCAGCATGCGTGCCGACATGGACGAGCTGGATCTCATGGAGGAGTTCCTGCTGGCGTCGCCCGGGCCCGACTTCCCCGAGTTCCTGCACCCCGGCGGCGCCTCGCCGAGCCCCTTCTCCCCGCTGTTCGACCTCGGCAGCACCATCACCACCGCCCCGGCCGCcggaggcggcgacgacgacggcgaggacGGGGGCGAGGAGTCGCGCCGCGCGTGGCTGATCCAGCCGCAGGAGGCGCCGGCCTCGGTGAAGGAGCGGCTGGGGCGCGCGCTGCAGGGCATCGCGTCGCGGTCGCGCGGCGCGGCGGGCGAGCTGCTGGTGCAGGTGTGGGTGCCCACGCGCATCGGCGACCGCCAGGTGCTCACCACCTGCGGCCAGCCCTTCTGGCTCGACCGCCGCAGCGACCGCCTCGAGAGCTACCGCACCGTGTCCGTCAAGTACCAGTTCTCCGCCGACGAGACCTCCTGCGCCGAGCTGGGGCTCCCCGGCCGGGTCTTCGTCGGCCGCGTCCCCGAGTGGACGCCCGACGtgcgcctcttcaccgacaacgagTACCCGCGCGTCCGCTACGCGCAGCACTTCGACATCCGCGGCAGCGTCGCCATGCCGGTCTTCGAGCGCCGCACCGGCGCGTGCCTCGGCGTCGTCGAGCTCGTCATGACCACCCAGAAGATCAACTACAACGCCGAGATCGACAACATCTGCAACGCTCTCAAG GAGGTTGATCTCAGAGGTTCTGATGTTTCGAGCGATCCTCGCGCACAG GTGATCGATGCTTCCCACCGAGCAATTGTACCAGAGCTCGTTCATGTTCTCCGAGCTGTTTGCGAGACCCATAAGTTGCCACTGGCTCAGACATGGATACCCTGCGTCTGCCAGGCCAAAAGGGCGAGCCGCCACTCCGACGAAAAATACAAGTACTGTGTCTCCACCGTGGACGAGGCGTGTTATGTCCGCGATGCCGCTATGACTGGCTTTCACCAGGCTTGCTCTGAGCATCATCTGTTCAGGGGCGAGGGTGTTGTCGGCACGGCGCTCGGGACAAACGAGCCGTGTTTCTGCCCGGACATAACTGCCTACAGCAAGGTCCAATACCCTCTCTCGCATTATGCAAAACTTTTCGGCTTAAGGGCCGCGGTGGCAATTCGGCTGCGAAGCGTCAAGACCGGGAGTATGGATCTTATCTTGGAATTTTTCTTGCCAAGCAACTGCATAAATAGTGAAGAGCAAGGGAGCATGCTCAATTCTCTGTCCAATACCATACAACAAGCCTCCTGCACACTGCGAGTTGTCGGCGTGAAAGAACTGGCGAATGACGGATCGCCTGAATCTAGCTCGCCGACCCCCCCAGAAGTTTGTGACAAGCCTGCTGAAATCTTGGATGAGCTCCATACTAGTGGCATCAATATTCCTGCAAGGACAAGATCAGTGGATGCTTCTGAGGAGGTATCTTCATGGATTGCAAGCCTTGTGGATGTTCAGAATAGTGGGGCGCAGGGAGAAACAGATTGTGGCCTGCCATTTGGATTAAGGAAACAAGAGGATGAAGGGTTTAGTGTAACAGCTGGCTGGCCAACTTCACCGGTGCTAGTACCTGAAGATAAAAGTTTCTTTCCAGGGTTTACAAAGCATGAAGAATATGAGGTCAAGGGTTCACCTTTTTCCAGTGATCGAAGCCTCTCAAACTCGGACAAAGTAATAGAGAAGCGGCGAACCAAAATCGAGAAAACTGTGAGCCTGCAAGAACTTAGGAAGCATTTTGCTGGTAGTTTGAAAGAAGCTGCAAAGAATTTAGGAG TGTGCCCTACTACATTGAAGAGAATATGCAGACATCATGGAATTGATCGttggccatcaaggaagatcaagaAAGTTGGGCACTCTCTCAAGAAATTGCAAATGGTCATTGATTCAGTACATGGAGCTGAAGGAACAGTTCGGCTGAGTTCGCTCTATGAAAATTTCACCAAGACTACATGGTCAGAAAGGGAGTTGCAGGGAGATCTGAGTTATCCAGCATCAGAGCAAAAGGTTCAGCTGGAGCCTTCAGTTCCTGATCGACAGTGCGAGAGCAGATTCAGTCCGCATACCTCCGGCTCAAATTCCCTCTCCCCCACCTACAGCCAGAGCTCAAATTCTAGCCTTGGCTGTTCCAGCGAGCCAAAGCCTCAACAACAGCAAAGCAGCGCTCCTCAGCTTGCGGTGAAGCAGGAATTTTTCATGGAGGAGAATCAGAGCTCGACACAGATGAAAGCTGCGAGCCATGACGAACTGCGGTTATTTACTGAAGAGAAACCCGTCACCCTTTGTAGGTCTCAGAGTCACATGCTATTCAGTGAACACAAACCAATGGCAAACATGTCAGGCATGCAAGAAGCTAAGCCTGATTCTCTCAAGATAAAGGCCATGTATGGCGAGGAAAGATGCATATTCCGGCTTCAGCCGAGTTGGGGCTTTGAAAAGCTAAAGGAAGAAATCGCAAAGCGGTTCGGCATTTCTCAGGAAGTTTATGACCTCAAGTACTTGGATGATGAGTCGGAGTGGGTTCTTTTGACATGTGATGCAGACCTTCTGGAGTGTATCGATGTATACAAGTCATCAAGTGCTAAAACAGTCAGGATCTCTGTGAATCCTGCAGTTCAACCGATACTCCGTGGTTCCTTCGGTTAA